Proteins encoded together in one Janthinobacterium tructae window:
- a CDS encoding DNA-deoxyinosine glycosylase, producing MNSPAFLPDHAADARKRCFDPVVDANTRLLILGSLPGEKSLAHSQYYAHPQNKFWMLLGEVLGVELKSLPYVERLATLLAHGVGLWDVVAQAQRTGSLDSNIRARDDNDLVALAASLPQLQTIAFNGGTAAKLGIKVLGEHAQRYRIVSLPSSSPAYTLAYAQKLQAWLSLRGQQELAAR from the coding sequence TTGAATAGCCCAGCCTTCTTGCCAGACCATGCCGCAGATGCGCGCAAGCGCTGTTTCGATCCCGTCGTCGACGCCAATACGCGCTTGCTGATACTGGGCAGCCTGCCCGGCGAAAAATCGCTGGCGCACAGCCAGTACTATGCGCATCCGCAAAACAAATTCTGGATGCTGCTGGGCGAGGTGCTGGGCGTGGAGCTGAAGAGCCTGCCCTATGTAGAGCGTCTGGCAACCTTGCTGGCGCACGGCGTGGGCTTGTGGGACGTGGTGGCGCAGGCGCAGCGCACAGGCAGCCTGGACAGCAATATCCGCGCCCGCGACGACAATGACCTTGTGGCCCTGGCCGCCAGCCTGCCGCAGTTGCAGACGATCGCCTTCAATGGCGGCACGGCGGCGAAGCTGGGCATCAAGGTGCTGGGCGAGCATGCGCAGCGCTACCGCATCGTCAGCTTGCCGTCGAGCAGCCCGGCCTACACCTTGGCATATGCGCAGAAATTGCAGGCGTGGCTGTCGCTGCGTGGCCAACAGGAGCTGGCCGCGCGCTGA
- a CDS encoding DUF962 domain-containing protein, whose product MRTIDTLLAQYGESHRNHVNEWVHIVCVPLIVFSLLGLLWSAHPSVALLASILALYYYYKLSRPFAAGMLAMLASMLGLLLLMPALTILPVSLALFVLAWIGQFIGHQIEGKKPSFLDDVRFLLVGPLFVLGFLYRRLRLAY is encoded by the coding sequence ATGCGCACCATCGACACCCTGCTGGCCCAGTATGGCGAAAGCCATCGCAACCACGTCAATGAATGGGTGCACATCGTGTGCGTGCCCTTGATCGTTTTCAGTCTGCTGGGGCTGCTGTGGAGCGCGCATCCCAGCGTGGCGCTGCTCGCCAGTATTCTCGCCTTATACTATTATTACAAGCTGTCGCGTCCGTTTGCGGCGGGCATGCTGGCGATGCTGGCCAGCATGCTGGGCCTGCTGCTGCTCATGCCGGCGCTGACCATCCTGCCCGTCTCGCTGGCGCTGTTCGTGCTGGCCTGGATAGGCCAGTTCATCGGCCACCAGATCGAAGGCAAGAAACCGTCGTTTCTCGACGATGTGCGCTTTTTGCTCGTGGGTCCGCTGTTCGTGCTGGGATTTTTATACCGGCGCCTGCGGCTGGCGTATTGA
- a CDS encoding glycine zipper 2TM domain-containing protein, producing MKAPIIAVALLATLAGCAVQPNSANVYNARQAQNEQSVRLGTVESVRQVTIDKGETGTGVLAGAALGGVAGSAVGGGKGAIAASILGAVAGGMAGKSIEANASNKPGLEITVRLDNGDMRAIVQDADELFRPGERVRLLSDGRKTRVTH from the coding sequence ATGAAAGCACCAATTATTGCCGTGGCATTGCTCGCCACCCTGGCCGGCTGCGCCGTACAACCGAACTCGGCGAATGTGTACAACGCGCGCCAGGCGCAGAATGAACAATCGGTTCGCCTGGGTACGGTTGAATCCGTGCGCCAGGTAACCATCGACAAGGGCGAAACGGGCACGGGCGTGCTGGCTGGTGCGGCACTGGGCGGCGTGGCCGGTTCCGCAGTCGGCGGCGGCAAGGGCGCCATCGCGGCCAGCATCCTCGGCGCGGTTGCCGGCGGCATGGCCGGCAAGAGCATCGAAGCGAATGCCTCGAACAAGCCCGGCCTGGAAATCACCGTGCGCCTGGACAATGGCGACATGCGCGCCATCGTGCAGGACGCGGACGAACTGTTCCGCCCGGGCGAGCGCGTGCGCCTGCTGTCCGATGGCCGCAAGACCCGCGTCACGCACTGA
- a CDS encoding DMT family transporter, protein MSSPLLFIIACLIWGSTFWAITLQLGDVAPAVSVVYRFGLASATLFAWCALRGDRLRLPWRAQKWMLLQGLASFALSYVCTYSSEQYLVSALVSVLFALMVFWTPLLNRIAFGTPITWSTCCAAFVAICGIVLLFYQSIGAALHDILGGGKGHFLLGFMLALVATISSTAGNALVMKVREHSGNVMLTMAWTMLWGTLMVAAWAIATGQSWQLPARPSYWMGLVYLAIFGSVIAFSAYFTLIARIGTQKTVYIGVVTPVISVLLSVQFEHYRPAPIEWVGMLLCLSSVAWALTSGARKTAAVASLSTTPSAKAT, encoded by the coding sequence ATGTCCTCTCCTCTCCTGTTCATCATTGCCTGCCTGATCTGGGGCTCCACCTTCTGGGCCATCACCTTGCAGCTGGGCGATGTCGCCCCCGCCGTTTCCGTGGTCTACCGCTTCGGCCTCGCGTCCGCTACCCTGTTTGCCTGGTGCGCCTTGCGCGGCGACCGCTTGCGCCTGCCCTGGCGCGCGCAAAAATGGATGCTGCTGCAAGGCCTGGCCTCGTTTGCCCTCAGCTATGTGTGCACCTACAGCTCGGAGCAATACCTGGTCTCGGCCCTCGTCAGCGTGCTGTTTGCGCTGATGGTGTTCTGGACGCCATTGCTCAACCGCATCGCCTTCGGCACGCCGATTACCTGGAGCACCTGCTGCGCGGCGTTTGTCGCCATCTGCGGCATCGTGCTGCTGTTTTACCAGTCCATCGGCGCGGCGCTGCACGATATTCTCGGCGGCGGCAAGGGGCACTTCCTGCTCGGTTTCATGCTGGCCCTGGTGGCCACCATTTCCAGCACGGCCGGCAATGCCCTCGTCATGAAAGTGCGCGAACATTCGGGCAACGTGATGCTGACCATGGCCTGGACCATGCTGTGGGGCACCTTGATGGTGGCCGCCTGGGCCATCGCCACGGGCCAGTCATGGCAGTTGCCCGCGCGCCCCAGTTACTGGATGGGATTGGTGTACCTGGCCATTTTCGGCTCGGTGATCGCCTTCAGTGCGTATTTCACTTTAATCGCCCGCATCGGCACGCAAAAGACCGTGTACATCGGCGTCGTCACGCCCGTCATTTCCGTGCTGCTGTCGGTGCAATTCGAACATTACCGGCCCGCCCCCATCGAATGGGTGGGGATGCTGCTATGCCTGTCCAGCGTAGCCTGGGCCCTGACCTCGGGCGCACGCAAGACAGCTGCCGTCGCCTCCCTTTCCACCACTCCATCAGCAAAGGCAACATGA
- a CDS encoding GNAT family N-acetyltransferase, producing the protein MSTSSSLAIRPAQETDVAAIFGMIHELAVFEKLEHMMIAKESMLHDSLFGKHPACEALVGEEDGEVVTFALFFHNFSTFLCRKGLYLEDLYVKQSVRGKGYGKQMLVALAQLAVERDCGRFEWSVLDWNENAINFYKGMGADVMPDWRICRVAGDALTQLSAGTPKAA; encoded by the coding sequence ATGAGCACCTCTTCCTCCCTCGCCATCCGTCCCGCCCAGGAAACCGACGTGGCCGCCATCTTCGGCATGATCCATGAACTGGCCGTGTTTGAAAAACTTGAACACATGATGATCGCCAAAGAATCCATGCTGCACGACAGCCTGTTCGGCAAGCACCCCGCGTGCGAAGCGCTGGTCGGCGAGGAGGATGGCGAGGTGGTGACGTTCGCCCTGTTCTTCCATAATTTTTCCACCTTCCTGTGCCGCAAGGGACTGTACCTGGAAGACCTGTATGTGAAGCAATCGGTGCGCGGCAAGGGCTATGGCAAGCAGATGCTGGTGGCCCTGGCGCAACTGGCCGTCGAACGCGATTGCGGCCGCTTCGAATGGTCGGTACTGGACTGGAATGAAAACGCGATCAACTTCTACAAGGGCATGGGCGCGGACGTGATGCCGGACTGGCGCATCTGCCGCGTGGCTGGTGATGCCTTGACGCAATTGTCGGCGGGCACTCCGAAAGCGGCCTGA
- a CDS encoding glycine betaine ABC transporter substrate-binding protein, with protein MSSLAMDGGTLKVGSKRFTESYILGEIVKQSAAPYVRTEHRQGLGNTAIVLAALQAGSIDVYAEYMGTIASEILKHDKAIDLEQMRRELAALGLGVAVPLGFNNTYALAMRGDEKSITSLGQLAQHPALTFGLSHEFIGRVDGWPGLAARYGLPQRPRGLDHGIAYEALAQRQVDVIDIYSTDAKIRQYGLRVLADTQQYFPRYDAMLLYRLDVPPRFPAAWLALEGLQGRISESDMIAMNAAVEIDGKTFSDVARQWLASGTQSAKPAAARSKLLDKIIGDDLWTLTRQHLTLVLLSVALACLIGIPLGVLAAFSAPLRQTVLAFVGVLQTVPSLALLAILIPVLGMIGTVPALVALFVYALLPIVRNTCTGILQVPQGLRMAALALGLNRRDRLLHVDLPLALPVMLAGVKTAAVMSVGTATIAAFIGAGGYGERITIGLALNDNDMLLAGAIPAAVLALLTQGLFELVERWAVAGRQR; from the coding sequence ATGTCCTCCCTTGCCATGGATGGCGGCACCCTGAAGGTGGGCTCGAAGCGTTTTACGGAATCGTATATTCTCGGTGAAATCGTCAAGCAGAGCGCCGCGCCGTACGTCAGGACGGAGCACCGCCAGGGACTGGGCAATACGGCCATCGTGCTCGCCGCGCTGCAGGCGGGCAGCATCGACGTGTATGCCGAATACATGGGCACCATCGCCAGCGAAATCCTCAAGCACGACAAAGCCATTGATCTGGAACAGATGCGGCGCGAACTGGCGGCGCTGGGGCTGGGCGTGGCCGTGCCGCTGGGCTTTAACAATACGTATGCGCTGGCCATGCGCGGGGATGAAAAATCCATCACGAGCCTGGGACAGCTGGCGCAGCACCCGGCCCTGACATTCGGCCTGTCGCATGAATTCATCGGCCGCGTCGATGGCTGGCCGGGGCTGGCCGCGCGCTATGGCTTGCCGCAGCGCCCGCGCGGACTCGATCACGGCATCGCCTATGAAGCGCTGGCGCAGCGCCAGGTGGACGTGATCGACATCTATTCGACGGATGCGAAGATCCGCCAGTACGGCTTGCGCGTGCTGGCCGACACGCAGCAGTATTTTCCCCGCTACGACGCCATGCTCCTGTACCGGCTCGACGTGCCGCCGCGTTTTCCCGCCGCCTGGCTGGCGCTGGAAGGGCTGCAGGGGCGCATCAGCGAAAGTGACATGATCGCCATGAATGCGGCCGTGGAAATCGATGGCAAGACTTTTTCCGACGTGGCGCGCCAGTGGCTGGCCTCCGGCACGCAGTCAGCCAAACCGGCCGCCGCGCGCAGCAAGCTGCTCGATAAAATCATCGGCGACGATTTGTGGACCCTGACGCGCCAGCACCTGACCCTGGTGCTGCTGTCGGTGGCGCTGGCGTGCCTGATCGGCATTCCGCTGGGCGTGCTGGCGGCGTTTTCGGCGCCGCTGCGACAAACGGTGCTGGCCTTCGTCGGCGTGCTGCAGACGGTGCCCTCGCTGGCCCTGCTGGCGATCTTGATCCCGGTGCTGGGCATGATCGGCACCGTGCCGGCCCTGGTGGCGCTATTCGTGTATGCCTTGCTGCCCATCGTGCGCAACACCTGCACGGGCATCTTGCAGGTGCCGCAAGGCTTGCGTATGGCGGCGCTGGCGCTGGGCTTGAACCGGCGCGACCGCCTGCTGCACGTGGACTTGCCGCTGGCCTTGCCCGTCATGCTGGCTGGCGTGAAAACGGCGGCCGTGATGAGCGTGGGCACGGCCACCATCGCCGCCTTCATCGGCGCGGGCGGCTATGGTGAACGCATCACCATCGGCCTGGCGCTGAACGACAACGACATGCTGCTGGCCGGCGCGATTCCCGCCGCCGTGCTGGCCCTGCTGACGCAAGGCTTGTTCGAGCTGGTGGAGCGCTGGGCCGTGGCCGGCCGGCAGCGCTGA
- the hutI gene encoding imidazolonepropionase produces MQDWDMVIHNVHLATMEHGYGELLDAAIAVKDGRIAWFGPGDELPASSAVLQDGQGCWLTPGLIDCHTHIVHAGNRSDEFEARLNGASYEDISRAGGGIMSTVRATRAASDDELLRQSLPRVLALLAEGVTTLEIKSGYGLDTDSEAKMLRVARRIGEQLPVSVRTTFLGAHALPPEYAGRADAYIELLCAQMLPRLASDGLVDAVDAFCERIGFTPAQTELVFAAAHALNLPVKLHAEQLSDLGGAALVASYGGLSADHLEFLSEEGIAAMAQHGTVAVLLPGAYYFLREVRQPPVIALRAAGVPMAVSTDCNPGTSPMTSLLLAMNMACTLWRLTPQEALAGATCHAARALGLQHETGSLVVGKRADFALWRIARPADLAYALGLNPCAGVVHGGVWRAPVVSLPD; encoded by the coding sequence ATGCAAGACTGGGATATGGTCATCCACAACGTCCACCTGGCCACCATGGAGCACGGTTATGGCGAGCTGCTGGACGCGGCCATCGCCGTCAAGGATGGCCGCATCGCCTGGTTCGGCCCCGGCGACGAGCTGCCGGCCAGCAGCGCGGTGCTGCAGGATGGCCAGGGCTGCTGGCTGACGCCCGGCCTGATCGACTGCCATACGCATATCGTCCACGCGGGCAACCGCAGCGACGAATTCGAGGCGCGCCTGAATGGCGCCAGCTATGAAGACATCAGCCGCGCCGGCGGCGGCATCATGTCTACCGTGCGCGCCACGCGCGCGGCCAGCGACGACGAGTTGCTGCGGCAAAGCCTGCCCCGCGTGCTGGCGCTGCTGGCCGAGGGTGTGACCACCCTGGAGATCAAGTCCGGCTATGGCCTGGATACGGACAGCGAAGCGAAGATGCTGCGCGTGGCGCGCAGGATAGGCGAACAGCTGCCCGTATCCGTGCGCACCACCTTCCTCGGCGCGCATGCGCTGCCGCCCGAGTATGCGGGGCGTGCCGATGCGTATATCGAGCTGCTGTGCGCACAGATGCTGCCCCGGCTCGCCAGCGATGGCCTGGTCGACGCCGTCGACGCGTTCTGCGAGCGCATCGGCTTTACGCCGGCGCAAACCGAATTGGTGTTCGCGGCGGCGCATGCCTTGAACCTGCCCGTGAAACTGCATGCGGAGCAGCTGTCGGACCTGGGTGGCGCGGCCCTGGTGGCCAGTTACGGCGGCCTTTCGGCCGACCATCTGGAGTTCTTGTCGGAAGAGGGCATCGCCGCCATGGCGCAGCATGGCACGGTGGCCGTGCTGCTGCCGGGCGCGTATTATTTTTTGCGCGAAGTACGGCAACCTCCTGTCATCGCTTTGCGCGCGGCCGGCGTGCCGATGGCCGTTTCCACCGATTGCAATCCGGGCACCTCGCCCATGACGTCCTTGCTGCTGGCGATGAATATGGCGTGCACGCTGTGGCGCCTGACGCCGCAGGAAGCGCTGGCCGGTGCTACCTGCCATGCGGCGCGTGCGCTGGGCCTGCAGCATGAAACGGGCAGCCTGGTAGTGGGCAAGCGCGCCGATTTCGCCCTGTGGCGCATCGCGCGCCCGGCCGACCTGGCGTATGCGCTGGGCCTGAACCCTTGCGCGGGCGTGGTGCACGGCGGTGTCTGGCGCGCGCCGGTGGTAAGCTTGCCGGACTGA
- a CDS encoding HutD family protein gives MATFIPQECLRAAPWKNGGGSTMEIAISPAGASLMEFDWRISLATITASGPFSSFPGIDRSLMLLDGDSVQLTLDGTRKVTLSAAQPMLWFPGEAVVSAQVKGATTDFNVMTRRDRCRHQLEKITAPGRLARRSAATLLFVAGEGAVLARGGEQQFVLARYDALLLDADDAQEWRLDALQRTAVLCVDLFT, from the coding sequence ATGGCGACCTTCATCCCGCAGGAATGCCTGCGTGCCGCGCCATGGAAAAACGGCGGCGGCAGCACGATGGAAATCGCCATTTCGCCAGCGGGTGCCAGCCTGATGGAATTCGACTGGCGTATCAGCCTGGCGACGATCACGGCCAGCGGGCCGTTTTCCAGCTTTCCCGGCATCGACCGCAGCCTGATGCTGCTCGATGGCGACAGCGTGCAATTGACGCTCGATGGCACGCGCAAGGTGACCTTGAGCGCGGCGCAACCGATGCTGTGGTTTCCCGGCGAGGCGGTCGTGTCCGCGCAAGTCAAGGGGGCGACGACGGATTTCAATGTGATGACGCGGCGCGACCGCTGCCGCCACCAGCTGGAAAAAATCACGGCGCCGGGCAGGCTGGCGCGGCGCAGCGCGGCGACCTTGCTGTTCGTCGCCGGCGAGGGTGCCGTGCTGGCGCGCGGTGGCGAGCAGCAGTTCGTGCTGGCCCGCTACGACGCCTTGCTGCTGGACGCTGACGATGCGCAGGAATGGCGGCTCGACGCCTTGCAACGCACGGCCGTGTTATGCGTCGACCTGTTTACCTAG
- a CDS encoding formimidoylglutamate deiminase — protein MGGALSGCLFARHALLPQGWRRDVLLEWDAAGDLMAVTDNAVAPAGVEVAEYVLPGMVNLHSHAFQRALGGMTEVAGDGPDSFWTWRDLMYRFARHITPEQIEAIAAQLFAECLRHGYTAVCEFHYLQRDAAGALYARPAETAERVLAAASISGIGMTMLPVLYSHAGFGEQPLKPEQGRFRTDADDVLRIVEALAPQRGGQVEVGFAPHSLRAASVVQIRAVAHALPAGRPIHIHVAEQQGEVRQCVDYSGRRPVQYLYDQVDVDARWCLVHATHVQPDEVALMAASGAVAGLCPTTEANLGDGLFPLAEFIAAGGRFGVGSDSHVSQSPVEELRWLEYGQRLQRQQRNVAATPDQRHVGDYLWQAALRGGAQASGRKLGALAPGCRADLLVLDEVHVNLCGVAIENMLGSVLFCGNDNLVRDVLCGGQWQVRDGRHVAQDAIATAYKRTLAQLRAL, from the coding sequence ATGGGTGGCGCGTTGAGCGGCTGTCTGTTCGCGCGCCATGCGCTGCTGCCGCAGGGCTGGCGCCGCGACGTGCTGCTGGAATGGGACGCGGCCGGCGATTTGATGGCGGTGACGGACAATGCCGTAGCGCCTGCCGGCGTGGAAGTGGCCGAATATGTCTTGCCCGGCATGGTCAACCTGCATTCGCATGCGTTCCAGCGGGCGCTGGGCGGCATGACGGAAGTCGCCGGGGACGGGCCGGACAGTTTCTGGACCTGGCGCGACCTGATGTACCGCTTCGCGCGCCACATCACGCCGGAGCAGATTGAGGCAATCGCCGCACAGCTGTTTGCCGAATGCCTGCGTCATGGCTACACGGCCGTGTGCGAATTCCATTATCTGCAGCGCGATGCGGCCGGCGCGCTGTATGCGCGTCCCGCGGAAACGGCGGAACGGGTGCTGGCCGCGGCGAGCATCAGCGGCATCGGCATGACCATGCTGCCCGTGCTGTACAGCCATGCGGGCTTCGGCGAACAACCCCTCAAACCCGAGCAGGGGCGCTTCCGCACCGATGCGGATGATGTACTGCGCATCGTCGAGGCGCTGGCGCCGCAGCGCGGCGGGCAGGTGGAGGTGGGATTCGCGCCGCACTCGCTGCGCGCGGCCAGTGTGGTGCAGATCCGCGCAGTGGCGCATGCGCTGCCGGCAGGGCGCCCCATCCACATCCACGTCGCCGAGCAGCAGGGCGAAGTGCGCCAATGTGTTGACTACAGCGGCCGGCGCCCGGTGCAGTACTTGTACGACCAGGTCGATGTCGATGCGCGCTGGTGCCTGGTGCATGCCACGCATGTGCAGCCCGACGAGGTGGCGCTGATGGCCGCCAGCGGCGCCGTGGCGGGCTTGTGCCCGACGACGGAGGCGAACCTGGGCGATGGCCTGTTCCCGCTGGCCGAATTCATCGCCGCCGGCGGGCGTTTCGGCGTCGGCAGCGACAGCCACGTATCGCAGTCGCCTGTCGAGGAATTGCGCTGGCTTGAATATGGCCAGCGTTTGCAGCGCCAGCAGCGCAATGTGGCCGCCACGCCTGACCAGCGCCATGTGGGCGACTACCTGTGGCAGGCGGCCTTGCGCGGCGGCGCGCAGGCGTCCGGACGCAAGCTCGGTGCCCTGGCGCCGGGCTGCCGCGCCGACTTGCTGGTGCTCGACGAGGTGCACGTGAACCTGTGCGGCGTGGCCATCGAGAATATGCTGGGCAGCGTACTTTTCTGCGGCAACGACAACTTGGTGCGCGATGTGCTGTGCGGTGGCCAGTGGCAGGTGCGCGATGGGCGCCATGTGGCGCAGGACGCCATCGCCACCGCCTACAAGCGCACCCTGGCGCAACTGAGGGCGCTCTGA
- the hutG gene encoding N-formylglutamate deformylase, with product MDFRFNEGSIPLLVSMPHVGTDIPDDIAARMTPQALIKADTDWHLRELYGFLQEMDASVLSARWSRYTIDLNRPQEDTNLYPGQDTTGLLPNDTFHREPLYLAGREPDAADVQRRLQRYWAPYHAQLRGELDRLLRVHGAVVLWDAHSIASHVPRFFEGKLPDLNFGTADGASCESGLTSAVVDIARAQDAFTVALNGRFKGGHITRHYGQPASRVHAIQLEMCQCLYMDEAMPFGYRPDLAARVQPLLRQMMEAAVAWVAR from the coding sequence ATGGATTTCCGCTTCAACGAAGGCAGCATCCCGCTGCTGGTGTCGATGCCCCACGTGGGCACCGACATACCCGATGATATCGCCGCGCGCATGACGCCGCAGGCTTTGATCAAGGCCGACACGGACTGGCATTTGCGCGAGCTGTATGGCTTTTTGCAGGAGATGGACGCATCCGTGCTGTCGGCGCGCTGGTCGCGCTACACCATCGACTTGAACCGCCCGCAGGAAGACACGAATCTGTATCCGGGCCAGGATACGACGGGCTTGCTGCCCAACGATACCTTTCATCGCGAGCCGCTGTACCTGGCCGGCCGCGAACCCGATGCGGCCGACGTACAGCGCCGGTTGCAGCGCTACTGGGCGCCGTATCATGCGCAGCTGCGCGGGGAACTGGACCGCCTGCTGCGCGTGCATGGCGCCGTGGTGCTGTGGGATGCCCACTCCATCGCTTCCCACGTGCCGCGTTTTTTTGAGGGCAAGCTGCCCGACCTGAACTTCGGCACGGCCGATGGCGCCAGTTGCGAGAGCGGCCTGACGTCCGCCGTGGTCGATATCGCGCGCGCTCAGGATGCATTTACCGTGGCGCTGAACGGCCGCTTCAAGGGCGGCCATATCACGCGCCATTACGGCCAGCCGGCCAGCCGCGTGCATGCGATCCAGCTGGAGATGTGCCAGTGCCTGTACATGGATGAAGCGATGCCGTTTGGCTATCGTCCCGATCTGGCGGCGCGGGTGCAGCCGCTGCTGCGCCAGATGATGGAAGCGGCCGTGGCATGGGTGGCGCGTTGA
- the hutH gene encoding histidine ammonia-lyase has translation MTQHAKSWTLKPGAMTLADLRAVWAAPAKLILAAEAYPVIEAAAAAVQAIVAKGDAAYGINTGFGLLAKTRIPDEKLEQLQRNLILSHSVGTGELLSDAVVRLIMLMKIGSLARGYSGVRPLIVDTLIALYNAGIMPAIPAKGSVGASGDLAPLSHMTLAMLGVGDVRVNGVLMPAPEALAQAGIAPVVLAAKEGLALINGTQVSNALTLHGLFMAERLLEAAMVTGALSLDAAKGSDAPFDARVHAVRGQPGQILAAQMYRQLVANSAIRASHLEGDERVQDPYSLRCQPQVMGACLDLIGNVGRTLLIEANAVTDNPLIFQDGPGGQAEIVSGGNFHAEPVAFAADTLALAIAEIGALAERRIALLIDATLSGLPPFLVRDPGVNSGFMIAHVTAAALASENKSLAHPASVDSLPTSANQEDHVSMATFAGRRLDDMAHNTAVIVGIELLAAAQGIDFHRPLKTSPHLEHVHHQLRQKVPFFDADRFFAPDIEAAKQMVLHGELSSTCKNLFAPLYA, from the coding sequence ATGACACAGCATGCCAAAAGTTGGACCCTGAAACCGGGCGCGATGACCCTGGCCGACCTGCGCGCCGTCTGGGCCGCACCCGCGAAACTGATTCTCGCCGCCGAGGCCTATCCCGTCATCGAGGCGGCGGCTGCGGCCGTGCAGGCCATCGTCGCCAAGGGCGATGCGGCCTACGGCATCAACACGGGCTTCGGCCTGCTCGCCAAGACGCGCATTCCCGATGAAAAGCTGGAGCAATTGCAGCGCAACCTGATCCTGTCGCATTCCGTCGGCACGGGTGAACTGCTGTCGGACGCCGTCGTGCGCCTGATCATGCTAATGAAGATCGGCAGCCTGGCGCGCGGCTATTCCGGCGTGCGCCCGTTGATCGTCGATACCCTGATCGCCCTGTACAACGCTGGCATCATGCCGGCCATTCCCGCCAAGGGTTCCGTCGGCGCCTCGGGCGACCTGGCGCCGCTGTCGCACATGACCCTGGCCATGCTGGGCGTGGGCGACGTGCGCGTCAACGGCGTATTGATGCCGGCTCCCGAGGCGCTGGCGCAGGCGGGCATCGCGCCCGTCGTGCTGGCGGCAAAAGAGGGCCTGGCGCTGATCAACGGCACGCAGGTGTCGAACGCGCTGACGCTGCATGGCCTGTTCATGGCCGAGCGCCTGCTGGAAGCGGCCATGGTCACGGGCGCGCTGTCGCTCGACGCGGCCAAGGGCAGCGATGCGCCATTCGACGCGCGCGTGCACGCCGTGCGCGGACAGCCGGGACAAATCCTGGCGGCGCAGATGTACCGCCAACTGGTGGCCAACAGCGCGATTCGTGCCTCGCACCTGGAAGGCGACGAGCGCGTGCAGGATCCGTACAGCCTGCGCTGCCAGCCGCAAGTCATGGGTGCCTGCCTGGACCTGATCGGCAATGTGGGCCGCACCCTGCTGATCGAAGCCAATGCCGTCACGGACAATCCGCTGATCTTCCAGGACGGTCCCGGCGGACAGGCGGAAATCGTCTCCGGCGGGAACTTCCACGCCGAACCTGTCGCCTTTGCGGCCGACACCCTGGCGCTGGCGATCGCCGAAATCGGCGCGCTGGCCGAGCGCCGCATCGCGCTGCTGATCGACGCCACGCTTTCCGGCTTGCCACCGTTCCTCGTGCGCGATCCGGGCGTCAATTCCGGCTTCATGATCGCCCACGTGACGGCCGCCGCGCTGGCGTCGGAAAACAAGTCGCTCGCGCATCCGGCCAGCGTCGACAGCCTGCCGACGTCGGCCAACCAGGAAGACCATGTGAGCATGGCCACGTTCGCCGGGCGCCGCCTGGACGACATGGCGCACAACACGGCCGTCATCGTCGGCATCGAGCTGCTGGCCGCCGCGCAGGGCATCGATTTCCACCGTCCGCTGAAAACCTCGCCGCACCTGGAACACGTGCATCACCAGCTGCGCCAGAAGGTGCCGTTCTTCGACGCCGACCGCTTCTTCGCGCCCGATATCGAAGCGGCCAAGCAGATGGTGCTGCACGGTGAGTTGAGCAGCACGTGCAAGAATTTGTTCGCCCCGCTGTACGCCTGA